The genomic interval ttttattaatctgatgATGATTATGAGAAAGAAGCGCTGaagtattttaattatttctgactTACTTTGAGTTTTTGGAGCATTTTGTTAAGCTGAAGATGAAAAGTAAACTCAGAGAAATGATGAAGAGAATAATGGGAAAAACAAGAACCAGCCTGGAGCGACgacctgaaataaaacaagaaaatgtcagaaaacctcaaatcaaagtaaaacttggTTTATTTTCAGAACCTGAAGCATCAGTTTGGACCTGCAGACTCACCGATCGTCACGGTTTCCTCCTGTGGCGTCGGAGTGATGAGGTTTCTGTGAGGAACCGTCTCTGTCGTCGTGGAAACAAAGTTTGGATctgaaacagcaacaataacagGACTGATTAGGAAAACTGCAACAGATCCGGATCAGAACCTGCAGCTTGGACCCGTCCCTCACCAACAACAAGCAGAAGTTCTGTGTCTATCCCGAGGCGTGGGATGAAACATCGGAACCTGCCGTGGTCCTGCAGGCTGACGTTCCTGATGGTCAGAGACACGTCTCCTCGCCTCAGGCCGTCCTGGGACAGAGACGTCCTCTGGATGTACGTGTCCATCATCATGTCTCGGTCCGTCTTCCGGAAGCGGTACACGAACACGTACTCCACACGCTTCTGAGGGCCGGACGGCTTCAGGTCCGGTCGGGACCACTCCACCGTCTTCCCCACGACGTCCCACTCAGGATCCACCTGACACGGGAGGACGACGTCATCTCCAGGAGCAGCTACGATTGGCTGAGACGAACCAATCAGATGGAGGCTACCTGGAAGCACAGGGAAGATTTTATTAGGtttcataaaaatgatcatgaaactaaagtaaaacCCTGAATCTTCTCAGTGTTTGGGTGACAAATTTCTGAGTAGTTTCCGCAAGAGTGGAAAACCCCAGAGATGGAAACAGAATCCACCTGTGGAGGGTTGGATTTCCACCAGGTTTCCTCCGGGAAGTTTGTAATATAAGCAGCTTTAGGGAAATCTGCCAGAAtctcacatttatcattttaccCAAACGAAAGCAAACAAGtggaaaaaagaagctaaaatatTACTGGGTGATTTCTGATCGCCACCAGTGATGTCACCAATCGTTAAGGTCTAGTTGCTCTCACCTGAATCaacaactgattattttaattattttatcatttaaatcattaaaatgataTTGAatctggtatgaaaaaaaattataatttttatttaagacatGATGTCACGCCCACTTTTCATTATGACTAAGCTCTAATTCATTATTGCTGATTAAGGTCACATTTCGGTCATGAGTTAATGAGTCATTATTGTGGCGGACAAATGCTGAGTCATCAAATATCAAGagtaaacattaaataatgGAAAACATCACtgacaaataaaagtcacaaCAATTATTATCAGACAACCGGCGGATACGTTTAAATATCAATGAATAgcggtttttaaaaaataattttaatctctTTAACTAAGTTTATGAATTTAGATTCAGATTTGAAGACTATTTTAGTCAACCAATGTGAAAAATGGTCGATGTAGTAGTTTAGACGAACTCTGTACATGAGTTTTA from Gambusia affinis linkage group LG18, SWU_Gaff_1.0, whole genome shotgun sequence carries:
- the LOC122821043 gene encoding myelin-oligodendrocyte glycoprotein-like — encoded protein: MSAAAGLCEIFFSRSGFCTFIFFMVLVWTPVKGSLHLIGSSQPIVAAPGDDVVLPCQVDPEWDVVGKTVEWSRPDLKPSGPQKRVEYVFVYRFRKTDRDMMMDTYIQRTSLSQDGLRRGDVSLTIRNVSLQDHGRFRCFIPRLGIDTELLLVVDPNFVSTTTETVPHRNLITPTPQEETVTIGRRSRLVLVFPIILFIISLSLLFIFSLTKCSKNSKFQQNLLRASALQFGCLAQGQACVDVEQNSVQSLTVIPDQLQHHRNCGG